Proteins from one Candidatus Methylomirabilota bacterium genomic window:
- a CDS encoding aspartate carbamoyltransferase catalytic subunit, giving the protein MGWKRKDLLGMQDLDATEITDVLDTAASMKEIATREIKKVPTLRGKTVVNLFYESSTRTRTSFEIAGKWLSADVINFSASGSSAEKGESLLDTARNIEAMSPDVVVVRHRASGAPALLARHLRCGVINAGDGAHEHPTQALLDLMTIREKKGHLEGLNVTIVGDVAHSRVARSDIFGMRKMGITVTVAGPPTLIPAQCQELGVKVSHRLEEAIAHADVIMMLRLQHERMQGGFIPSIREYSRVWGLSLARLAPCRPDVLIMHPGPVNRGVELAPEVADSRYSVILEQVSNGVAVRMAVLYLLAGSKKA; this is encoded by the coding sequence ATGGGCTGGAAGCGCAAGGACCTGCTCGGCATGCAGGACCTCGACGCGACGGAGATCACCGACGTGCTCGACACCGCGGCCTCCATGAAGGAGATCGCCACCCGCGAGATCAAGAAGGTGCCGACCCTTCGCGGAAAGACGGTCGTGAATCTGTTCTACGAATCCTCCACCCGCACCCGGACCTCCTTCGAGATCGCGGGCAAGTGGCTCTCCGCCGACGTGATCAACTTCTCGGCGTCGGGCTCGAGCGCGGAGAAGGGGGAGAGCCTGCTCGACACCGCGCGGAACATCGAGGCGATGAGCCCCGACGTGGTGGTGGTGCGCCACAGGGCCTCGGGCGCGCCCGCCCTCCTGGCCCGCCACCTGCGCTGCGGGGTGATCAACGCGGGCGACGGCGCCCACGAGCATCCCACCCAGGCGCTGCTCGACCTCATGACGATCCGCGAGAAGAAGGGGCACCTCGAAGGGCTCAACGTGACGATCGTGGGCGACGTGGCCCACAGCCGGGTGGCGCGCTCCGACATCTTCGGGATGCGCAAGATGGGCATCACGGTCACGGTGGCCGGGCCGCCCACCCTCATCCCCGCGCAGTGCCAGGAGCTGGGCGTGAAGGTCAGCCATCGGCTCGAGGAGGCCATCGCCCACGCGGACGTGATCATGATGCTGCGCCTGCAGCACGAGCGCATGCAGGGCGGCTTCATCCCGTCCATTCGCGAGTACTCGCGCGTGTGGGGACTCTCCCTGGCTCGGCTGGCGCCCTGCCGGCCCGACGTGCTGATCATGCATCCGGGCCCGGTGAACCGGGGCGTCGAGCTGGCCCCCGAGGTCGCGGACAGCCGGTACTCGGTGATCCTCGAGCAGGTGTCCAACGGCGTCGCGGTGCGCATGGCGGTGCTCTATCTGCTCGCCGGGAGCAAGAAGGCATGA
- a CDS encoding thioredoxin family protein — protein sequence MAQLQIPLDAKRFATGLTWKDYMGQMGDTRARTEQNYANSKLTDEEQKFFSGVTGVKYVMMLAENWCGDVHRNSPLIAHLVDAIPGAELRVFFRDQVPDLRDTFLNNGYQSIPVVVFFDKDWNEIGRWMERAHGATAASTGIRAKTLGAVPQGAPKEQQDAAMNEFRKQVQAEYDKPGGTLWRAAAAEVKLLLEARAGKK from the coding sequence ATGGCTCAACTCCAGATTCCCCTCGACGCGAAGCGCTTTGCCACCGGGCTCACCTGGAAGGACTACATGGGCCAGATGGGCGACACCCGGGCCCGCACCGAGCAGAACTACGCCAACTCCAAGCTCACCGACGAGGAGCAGAAGTTCTTCAGCGGCGTCACCGGCGTGAAGTACGTCATGATGCTGGCCGAGAACTGGTGCGGCGACGTCCACCGCAACTCGCCGCTGATCGCCCACCTCGTGGACGCGATCCCGGGCGCCGAGCTGCGCGTGTTCTTCCGGGACCAGGTGCCGGACCTGCGCGACACCTTCCTGAACAACGGCTACCAGTCCATCCCGGTGGTGGTCTTCTTCGACAAGGACTGGAACGAGATCGGCCGCTGGATGGAGCGCGCGCACGGGGCCACCGCGGCCAGCACCGGCATCCGGGCCAAGACCCTGGGCGCGGTGCCGCAGGGCGCGCCCAAGGAGCAGCAGGACGCGGCGATGAACGAGTTCCGCAAGCAGGTGCAGGCCGAGTACGACAAGCCGGGCGGGACGCTCTGGCGCGCCGCCGCCGCCGAGGTGAAGCTCCTGCTCGAGGCGCGGGCCGGCAAGAAGTAG
- a CDS encoding LLM class flavin-dependent oxidoreductase, with the protein MTVKLGMFTMPFHHPDREYTAILEEDQEAIVLADRLGFTEAFVGEHFSSWSERITSPLIFFASLIPRTTQIRFGTGVINLPQLHPATVAAHAAMFDQLCRGRFIMGIGPGGLVSDLEMFDVGQAELRPQMVVESIDTVLKLWAQDPPYEIDGRFWKISLKNGIWPEYKVGYVPRPYQRPHPPIALSLLTPSSNSAVTAGERGWIPVSGQFFHRRYLRGHWEKYVEGCERAGRRPDPSVWRVSRSVLVTESDALAEEYLADPDNGLSFYYQFFHHSFSKGRKALFMLKPDLIVPDEDVTVDMIKRALVIAGSPRRVLEQLVALREETGHFGTLLMGGHDWDRPEMWRRSMELLATQVMPKFSQHAETPRA; encoded by the coding sequence ATGACGGTCAAGCTCGGCATGTTCACCATGCCGTTTCACCATCCGGATCGCGAGTACACCGCCATCCTCGAGGAAGACCAGGAGGCCATCGTCCTGGCCGACCGGCTCGGCTTCACCGAGGCCTTCGTGGGCGAGCACTTCTCGTCGTGGAGCGAGCGCATCACCTCGCCCCTCATCTTCTTCGCGTCGCTCATTCCCCGCACCACCCAGATCCGCTTCGGCACCGGCGTCATCAACCTGCCCCAGCTGCACCCGGCCACGGTGGCCGCGCACGCCGCCATGTTCGACCAGCTCTGCCGCGGCCGCTTCATCATGGGCATCGGCCCGGGTGGCCTCGTGAGCGACCTGGAGATGTTCGACGTGGGCCAGGCCGAGCTGCGCCCCCAGATGGTCGTCGAGTCGATCGACACCGTGCTCAAGCTGTGGGCCCAGGATCCGCCCTACGAGATCGACGGCCGCTTCTGGAAGATCTCGCTGAAGAACGGGATCTGGCCGGAGTACAAGGTCGGCTACGTGCCCCGCCCGTACCAGCGGCCGCACCCGCCCATCGCGCTCTCGCTGCTCACTCCGAGCTCGAACAGCGCGGTCACCGCGGGCGAGCGGGGCTGGATCCCGGTCTCCGGCCAGTTCTTCCACCGCCGCTACCTGCGCGGCCACTGGGAGAAGTACGTGGAGGGCTGTGAGCGGGCGGGGCGGCGGCCGGACCCCAGCGTCTGGCGCGTCTCGCGCAGCGTGCTGGTGACCGAGAGCGACGCCCTGGCCGAGGAGTACCTGGCCGACCCGGACAACGGCCTGTCGTTCTACTACCAGTTCTTCCACCACAGCTTCTCGAAGGGCCGCAAGGCGCTCTTCATGCTGAAGCCGGACCTGATCGTCCCGGACGAGGACGTCACGGTGGACATGATCAAGCGCGCCCTCGTCATCGCGGGCAGCCCGCGGCGCGTGCTCGAGCAGCTGGTCGCCTTGCGCGAGGAGACGGGACACTTCGGCACGCTGCTGATGGGCGGGCACGACTGGGACCGACCCGAGATGTGGCGCCGTTCGATGGAGCTGCTCGCCACCCAGGTCATGCCCAAGTTCTCGCAGCACGCGGAGACGCCCCGGGCGTGA
- a CDS encoding class I SAM-dependent methyltransferase: MARLAAVKRRPEWFTRFFDTAYVAQLREEKSAADTRAEVDFLVRRLRLPRGARILDVPCGYGRHAAGLARRGYVVTGVDLSRAMIAEGRRRFPEGPRLRLRRADMRRMDFHAEFDAVVNLYTSFGYFTPAENARVLRRMARALKPGGRLIVDHRDPVHDAAVPGRLWYRAGRRRFILEHRRFDRRTGIVDTTQLVLTDGRRGAVQRRFRIQEFSLARWRGMLRRVGLRLLGAYAGYDGRRYRPGATGRLIVVAERPMHP, encoded by the coding sequence ATGGCTCGGCTCGCCGCGGTGAAGCGCCGACCGGAGTGGTTCACGCGCTTCTTCGACACCGCGTACGTCGCCCAGCTGCGCGAGGAGAAATCGGCGGCGGACACCCGCGCCGAGGTGGACTTCCTGGTCCGGCGCCTGCGTTTGCCCCGCGGCGCGCGAATTCTCGACGTGCCATGCGGATACGGCCGCCACGCGGCCGGCCTGGCCCGCCGCGGCTACGTGGTGACCGGCGTGGATCTCTCGCGCGCGATGATCGCGGAAGGCCGGCGGCGCTTCCCCGAGGGCCCGCGGCTCCGGCTACGGCGCGCGGACATGCGCCGCATGGACTTTCACGCCGAGTTCGACGCGGTGGTGAACCTCTACACCAGCTTCGGATACTTCACGCCGGCCGAGAACGCGCGGGTCCTCCGCCGAATGGCCCGCGCGCTCAAGCCGGGCGGGCGTCTGATCGTCGATCATCGCGATCCGGTCCACGACGCCGCGGTGCCGGGGCGACTCTGGTACCGCGCGGGTCGCCGGCGCTTCATCCTGGAGCACCGACGCTTCGATCGGCGCACCGGCATCGTGGACACCACCCAGCTCGTGCTGACCGACGGGCGCCGCGGGGCGGTGCAGCGCCGCTTTCGCATCCAGGAGTTCTCCCTGGCCCGCTGGCGCGGCATGCTCCGACGCGTGGGGCTGCGGCTGCTCGGCGCGTATGCGGGCTACGACGGCCGCCGCTACCGGCCCGGCGCGACCGGGCGGCTCATCGTGGTCGCGGAGCGGCCGATGCATCCTTGA
- the pyrR gene encoding bifunctional pyr operon transcriptional regulator/uracil phosphoribosyltransferase PyrR, with protein sequence MSSREKAQVLDETGLDRALTRIAHEIVEQAGGGEDVVLVGIKTRGVTLAERIGAKIAAIEGTKPSVGALDITLYRDDLRLKAEQPVVRSTEISFPIKGRTVVLVDDVLFTGRTIRAAMDALMDLGRPRIIRLAVLVDRGHRELPIRPDYIGKNLPTSRRESVAVLLREHDGVDRVVIQED encoded by the coding sequence ATGAGCTCCCGCGAGAAGGCCCAGGTCCTGGACGAGACCGGTCTCGACCGGGCGCTGACCCGCATCGCCCACGAGATCGTCGAGCAGGCGGGCGGCGGCGAGGACGTCGTCCTCGTCGGCATCAAGACCCGCGGGGTCACCCTGGCCGAGCGGATCGGCGCCAAGATCGCGGCCATCGAGGGCACCAAGCCGTCGGTGGGCGCGCTCGACATCACGCTCTACCGCGACGACCTGCGACTGAAGGCCGAGCAGCCGGTGGTGCGCAGCACCGAGATCAGCTTCCCGATCAAGGGTCGCACCGTGGTGCTGGTCGACGACGTGCTGTTCACCGGGCGGACCATCCGGGCCGCCATGGACGCGCTCATGGACCTGGGGCGTCCACGCATCATCCGGCTCGCGGTCCTGGTGGACCGCGGCCATCGCGAGCTGCCCATCCGACCCGACTACATCGGCAAGAACCTTCCCACGAGCCGCCGGGAATCGGTGGCCGTGCTGCTCCGCGAGCACGACGGCGTGGACCGCGTCGTCATCCAGGAGGACTGA